One genomic region from Cellulomonas fengjieae encodes:
- a CDS encoding GntR family transcriptional regulator has product MEQSEQGSAHKYLTVRDHLATLVAQDLKVGDAIPSERRLSQQFGLSRMTVRQAVDALVTEGVLVREQGRGTFVAPQRMDFEMRLTTFGEEMRRRGMEPAATVLAAQVVAATPDVATALELEPRAKVHFLYRVRSADGTPICIEQAWVPVALAPTLFDDGPPESVYAALRDRGLAPEWGEDTLSAGEATDTEASLLGLGDSRAVLRAERRTYSVDAATMFSRACYRADRYSVWVPLSAPRPTLVPRRRTTEPAVAGPDPSDADAPVSVGATGGPR; this is encoded by the coding sequence GTGGAGCAGTCCGAGCAGGGCAGCGCACACAAGTACCTGACGGTGCGCGACCACCTGGCCACGCTCGTCGCGCAGGACCTCAAGGTCGGCGACGCGATCCCGTCCGAGCGGCGGCTGTCCCAGCAGTTCGGCCTGTCCCGGATGACCGTCCGACAGGCCGTCGACGCGCTGGTCACCGAGGGCGTCCTGGTCCGCGAGCAGGGCCGCGGCACGTTCGTCGCGCCGCAGCGGATGGACTTCGAGATGCGGCTGACGACGTTCGGCGAGGAGATGCGTCGGCGCGGCATGGAGCCCGCGGCGACCGTGCTGGCCGCGCAGGTGGTGGCCGCGACCCCCGACGTCGCGACCGCGCTCGAGCTCGAGCCGCGCGCCAAGGTGCACTTCCTCTACCGGGTCCGCAGCGCCGACGGCACCCCCATCTGCATCGAGCAGGCGTGGGTACCCGTCGCCCTCGCGCCCACCCTGTTCGACGACGGCCCGCCCGAGTCGGTGTACGCGGCACTGCGCGACCGCGGGCTCGCCCCCGAGTGGGGCGAGGACACGCTCTCGGCGGGTGAGGCGACCGACACCGAGGCGTCGCTGCTCGGGCTCGGTGACAGCCGAGCCGTCCTGCGCGCCGAGCGCCGGACCTACTCCGTCGACGCCGCGACGATGTTCTCCCGCGCCTGCTACCGCGCCGACCGCTACAGCGTGTGGGTCCCGCTGAGCGCACCCCGCCCGACCCTGGTGCCCCGGCGCCGCACGACCGAGCCGGCGGTCGCCGGCCCGGACCCCAGCGACGCGGACGCCCCGGTGTCCGTGGGAGCAACCGGAGGACCGCGATGA
- a CDS encoding copper homeostasis protein CutC, with product MGVTLLEIAVQDVAGAVTAAALGADRLELCAALAATGGLTPSGGLLDAVLAAVPPHVGVHVLVRPRAGSFVYSADELDVQARDVRAAVRAGAAGVVVGALSTVGAVDRDAVARLVDAADGREITFHRAIDTVPALQDALDQLVSLGIVRVLTSGGASRSIDGLDRLAATVAHGAGRLQVMAGGGVRPADIGALVDVGVDAVHLSASRHVAESGGPGGGSDGYTTTDPEVVAAAVAALGRRTAAT from the coding sequence GTGGGCGTGACGCTCCTCGAGATCGCGGTCCAGGACGTCGCCGGCGCAGTGACGGCGGCGGCGCTCGGTGCCGACCGGCTGGAGCTGTGCGCGGCCCTGGCGGCGACCGGCGGCCTCACCCCGTCCGGCGGGCTGCTCGACGCGGTCCTCGCCGCCGTCCCGCCCCACGTCGGGGTGCACGTGCTGGTCCGGCCCCGCGCCGGGTCGTTCGTGTACTCCGCCGACGAGCTCGACGTGCAGGCCAGGGACGTCCGCGCCGCCGTCCGGGCCGGCGCGGCCGGCGTCGTCGTGGGCGCGCTGTCGACCGTCGGCGCGGTGGACCGGGACGCCGTCGCGCGGCTGGTCGACGCCGCCGACGGGCGAGAGATCACGTTCCACCGGGCGATCGACACCGTGCCGGCGCTGCAGGACGCGCTCGACCAGCTCGTGTCGCTGGGGATCGTGCGCGTCCTGACGTCCGGTGGCGCGAGCCGGAGCATCGACGGGCTCGACCGGCTGGCCGCGACCGTGGCGCACGGCGCCGGACGGCTCCAGGTCATGGCAGGTGGCGGCGTGCGCCCGGCCGACATCGGTGCGCTGGTCGACGTCGGCGTGGACGCCGTGCACCTGTCCGCGAGCCGGCACGTGGCCGAGTCCGGCGGGCCCGGTGGTGGGTCGGACGGGTACACGACCACCGATCCTGAGGTCGTCGCGGCGGCGGTCGCGGCGCTGGGCCGGCGGACGGCCGCGACGTAG
- a CDS encoding roadblock/LC7 domain-containing protein, whose protein sequence is MTALSTEAANFGWLLDNFVRTVPGTRHTLVVSADGLLMAMSERLDRTSGDQLAAIVSGMSSLTRGAARQLRAGEVRQAIVEMDNLFLFLMSVSNGSVLAVVAESSCDVGLIGYEMAMLVSRTEATLTPQLISEMRGQLPVDGATRAPVA, encoded by the coding sequence GTGACCGCGCTCAGCACCGAGGCAGCCAACTTCGGCTGGCTCCTGGACAACTTTGTCCGGACCGTGCCCGGCACTCGCCACACACTCGTGGTGTCTGCGGACGGTCTTCTCATGGCGATGTCCGAGCGACTCGACCGCACCAGCGGCGACCAGCTCGCGGCCATCGTCTCCGGGATGTCAAGCCTGACCCGTGGCGCAGCGCGCCAGCTCCGCGCGGGGGAGGTGCGTCAGGCGATCGTGGAGATGGACAACCTGTTCCTCTTCCTCATGAGCGTCTCGAACGGCTCCGTCCTCGCCGTTGTTGCCGAGTCCAGCTGCGACGTCGGCCTCATCGGGTACGAGATGGCGATGCTCGTCTCTCGCACCGAGGCCACCCTCACCCCGCAGCTCATCTCCGAGATGCGTGGACAGCTCCCCGTCGACGGCGCGACCCGCGCCCCGGTGGCCTGA
- a CDS encoding DUF742 domain-containing protein — protein sequence MSEHIEYEARTVRPYAVTGGRVRSARSDLPLEALVEAMPGAVTSQGLPPEKRAILQHAASNYISVAELSALLHLPLGVIRILVSDLAEQQYVRVHTSQPVEVNTGESPALSLSVLESVLNGISAL from the coding sequence ATGAGTGAGCACATCGAGTACGAGGCCAGAACGGTGCGGCCGTATGCCGTCACCGGTGGTCGCGTGCGCTCGGCGCGCTCCGACCTGCCTCTCGAGGCGCTGGTCGAGGCGATGCCAGGCGCGGTGACGAGCCAGGGACTCCCGCCCGAGAAGCGGGCAATCCTGCAGCACGCGGCATCGAACTACATCTCGGTCGCCGAGCTTTCCGCTCTGCTCCACCTTCCGCTGGGCGTGATCCGGATCCTCGTCTCGGACCTCGCCGAACAGCAATACGTGCGCGTGCACACTTCACAGCCGGTCGAGGTCAACACCGGTGAGTCCCCTGCCCTGTCCCTCAGCGTGCTGGAGAGTGTTCTCAATGGCATTTCCGCCCTCTGA
- a CDS encoding glucose PTS transporter subunit EIIB: MRPDSRDQAAAILAALGGVDNIDEIEPCTTRLRSLVRDTGRVDAAGLRAAGAFGVMISGRVVQVVVGPHVDLIATDLDELM; encoded by the coding sequence ATGAGGCCGGACAGCAGGGACCAGGCGGCGGCGATCCTCGCGGCCCTCGGCGGCGTCGACAACATCGACGAGATCGAGCCGTGCACCACGCGGCTACGGTCTCTGGTGCGCGACACGGGGCGGGTCGACGCGGCGGGCCTGCGGGCCGCGGGTGCGTTCGGGGTGATGATCTCCGGACGGGTGGTGCAGGTCGTGGTGGGGCCCCACGTCGACCTCATCGCCACGGATCTCGACGAGCTGATGTGA
- a CDS encoding PTS transporter subunit EIIB — MTKAEQILAALGGDANVVDLEPCITRLRVEVENPALVDERGLKSAGAIAVVRSGIAVQVIVGPEADTLASDIEDLRG; from the coding sequence GTGACCAAGGCAGAGCAGATCCTGGCGGCCCTCGGCGGGGACGCGAACGTCGTCGACCTGGAGCCGTGCATCACGCGCCTCCGGGTCGAGGTGGAGAACCCCGCGCTCGTCGACGAGCGGGGGCTCAAGTCGGCGGGTGCGATCGCGGTGGTGCGCTCCGGCATCGCCGTCCAGGTGATCGTGGGCCCGGAAGCGGACACGCTGGCGTCCGACATCGAGGACCTGCGGGGATGA
- a CDS encoding type II toxin-antitoxin system VapC family toxin: protein MTGPSSVPTPRRVGAGAAAPNRRFYADGSALSRYLVGAPCRAQWLAWAADHEADLVTTPLALTELRRIARPRGVEAHGVAHDVGDRLEVVRFSDQTLRAATKVSGVLPPFIALHLGVALAHPGIEGIATYDLPLAQVAALHELTVVSPGFPAFWWERAG, encoded by the coding sequence GTGACCGGCCCGTCGTCCGTCCCGACGCCGCGCCGCGTGGGTGCCGGGGCGGCCGCGCCGAACCGGCGGTTCTACGCGGACGGGTCGGCGCTGTCCCGCTACCTGGTCGGAGCCCCGTGCCGGGCGCAGTGGTTGGCGTGGGCCGCCGACCACGAGGCCGATCTGGTCACCACACCGCTCGCCCTGACCGAGCTCCGCCGCATCGCCCGACCGCGTGGCGTCGAGGCGCACGGCGTGGCCCACGACGTCGGCGACCGCCTGGAGGTCGTCCGGTTCTCCGACCAGACGCTGCGGGCGGCCACCAAGGTGTCCGGCGTGCTGCCGCCGTTCATCGCGCTGCACCTCGGGGTCGCGCTCGCGCATCCGGGGATCGAGGGCATCGCGACGTACGACCTCCCGCTCGCCCAGGTCGCCGCGCTGCACGAGCTGACCGTCGTGTCCCCGGGCTTCCCGGCGTTCTGGTGGGAGCGAGCCGGGTAG
- a CDS encoding PTS sugar transporter subunit IIA encodes MTALTVLAPVSGQVLALSEVPDPVFSAELVGPGLAIDPPPQAGAEVVSPIGGTIVKLHPHAFVVQHEDGRAVLVHLGIDTVELGGAGFTLHTSEGSVVRAGQVVLSWDAAAVAAGGRSPVCPVVGLEAPAGALDRLAAPGDTVAAGAPLLSWA; translated from the coding sequence ATGACCGCGCTGACCGTCCTCGCACCCGTGAGCGGCCAGGTGCTGGCCCTCTCCGAGGTGCCCGACCCGGTGTTCTCCGCCGAGCTGGTCGGCCCCGGCCTGGCGATCGACCCGCCGCCGCAGGCCGGCGCGGAGGTCGTCTCCCCGATCGGCGGGACGATCGTCAAGCTGCACCCGCACGCGTTCGTCGTCCAGCACGAGGACGGTCGCGCGGTGCTCGTGCACCTGGGGATCGACACCGTCGAGCTCGGGGGAGCCGGGTTCACCCTGCACACGTCGGAGGGCTCCGTGGTGCGAGCCGGCCAGGTCGTGCTCAGCTGGGACGCCGCGGCCGTGGCCGCCGGCGGGCGCTCACCCGTCTGCCCGGTGGTGGGCCTGGAGGCGCCGGCCGGAGCCCTCGACCGGCTCGCCGCACCGGGCGACACCGTGGCCGCCGGGGCACCGCTGCTGTCGTGGGCGTGA
- a CDS encoding GTP-binding protein: protein MAFPPSDAAVAAPAGTAGSVAPTVVKIVVAGGFAVGKTTFIGSISDIEPLNTEAAMTEHSVGVDDAGGVSDRKTTTTVAMDFGRIALPGSLWLYLFGTPGQDRFLFMWDDLVRGAIGAVVLVDTDRLDQCFPAVDYFESRGIPFVVGVNCFDGVAKHQLDDVRDALAIPAHVPVLYTDARSRAATKQALISLVQLAMERLRSR, encoded by the coding sequence ATGGCATTTCCGCCCTCTGACGCCGCTGTGGCCGCTCCGGCGGGCACGGCAGGAAGCGTCGCACCCACTGTCGTCAAGATCGTCGTCGCAGGCGGCTTCGCCGTCGGCAAGACGACCTTCATCGGCTCCATCTCGGACATCGAGCCCCTCAACACCGAGGCCGCGATGACCGAGCACTCGGTCGGCGTCGACGACGCCGGCGGGGTGTCGGACCGCAAGACCACCACCACGGTGGCGATGGACTTCGGTCGCATCGCCCTGCCGGGGTCGCTCTGGCTCTACCTGTTCGGTACGCCTGGCCAGGACCGGTTCCTGTTCATGTGGGACGACCTGGTCCGCGGCGCCATCGGCGCCGTCGTCCTGGTCGACACCGACCGGCTCGACCAGTGCTTCCCGGCCGTGGACTACTTCGAGAGCCGCGGCATCCCGTTCGTCGTGGGCGTCAACTGCTTCGACGGCGTCGCCAAGCACCAGCTGGACGACGTCCGTGACGCGCTGGCGATCCCGGCGCACGTGCCGGTGCTCTACACGGATGCCCGTTCCCGTGCGGCCACGAAGCAGGCGCTGATCTCCCTCGTGCAGCTCGCGATGGAGCGTCTGCGCAGCCGGTGA
- a CDS encoding DUF2252 domain-containing protein — translation MPRSSLGAVGPVDVRPDPVDLLVSQGAARLPELLPLRYGRMAASAFAFYRGAALLMASDLARTPHSDLGVQLCGDAHLSNFGLYGTPERRLLFDLNDFDETLPGPFEWDVKRLVASVEVAARGIGLGAGKRRDVLLHVARAYRTAMREFADRPTLEVWYARLDADDELRDLRSDLGKAQAKRTESTVRKARTRDHLSSVGKLTEVVGGSRRFVSDPPLVSTLPELLGAAGAREFATAMGGLVSAYAASLPPDRRHLLAQYRVVDLARKVVGVGSVGTRAWILLFQGVDDSDYLILQAKEAQESVLERFLGASGYAQSGQRVVEGQRLMQAASDGLLGWQRTTGIDGHQRDFYVRQLRDWKGSAVIEGMRPAGFRRYGAMCAWTLARAHARSGDRVAIAAYLGRSSSADEAFATFATDYADRTESDHAALVAAIGAGRLQAVHGV, via the coding sequence GTGCCCCGCAGCAGCCTGGGCGCCGTCGGTCCCGTCGACGTGCGCCCCGACCCCGTCGACCTGCTGGTGTCGCAGGGCGCGGCCCGCCTTCCCGAGCTGCTGCCGCTGCGCTACGGCCGCATGGCGGCATCCGCCTTCGCCTTCTACCGGGGAGCGGCGCTGCTCATGGCGTCCGACCTGGCCCGGACCCCGCACTCGGACCTGGGCGTCCAGCTCTGCGGCGACGCGCACCTGTCGAACTTCGGGCTCTACGGCACGCCGGAGCGTCGGCTGCTGTTCGACCTGAACGACTTCGACGAGACGCTGCCGGGGCCGTTCGAGTGGGACGTGAAGCGGCTCGTCGCGAGTGTGGAGGTCGCCGCGCGCGGCATCGGCCTGGGCGCCGGCAAGCGTCGGGACGTGCTGCTGCATGTCGCGCGGGCCTACCGGACGGCGATGCGGGAGTTCGCCGACAGGCCCACGCTCGAGGTCTGGTACGCCCGGCTCGACGCCGACGACGAGCTGCGCGACCTCCGCTCCGACCTGGGCAAGGCCCAGGCGAAGCGGACGGAGTCGACCGTCCGGAAGGCGCGGACGCGCGACCACCTGAGCTCCGTCGGAAAGCTGACCGAGGTCGTCGGTGGCTCTCGTCGGTTCGTGTCCGACCCGCCCCTGGTGAGCACCCTGCCCGAGCTGCTGGGTGCGGCCGGTGCCCGCGAGTTCGCCACCGCCATGGGTGGGCTGGTCAGTGCCTATGCGGCGAGCCTGCCGCCCGATCGACGGCACCTGCTGGCCCAGTACCGCGTGGTCGACCTGGCCCGCAAGGTCGTCGGGGTGGGCAGCGTCGGCACGCGCGCGTGGATCCTGCTGTTCCAGGGCGTGGACGACAGCGACTACCTGATCCTGCAGGCCAAGGAGGCCCAGGAGTCGGTGTTGGAGCGGTTCCTCGGCGCCAGCGGGTACGCCCAGTCCGGGCAGCGCGTGGTCGAGGGACAGCGCCTGATGCAGGCCGCGAGCGACGGCCTGCTGGGCTGGCAGCGCACGACGGGGATCGACGGGCACCAGCGCGACTTCTACGTCCGCCAGCTGCGGGACTGGAAGGGGTCGGCCGTCATCGAGGGGATGCGGCCCGCCGGGTTCCGCCGGTACGGAGCGATGTGCGCCTGGACCCTCGCCCGGGCGCACGCGCGGTCGGGCGACCGCGTCGCGATCGCGGCCTACCTCGGCAGGTCCTCCTCCGCCGACGAGGCCTTCGCGACCTTCGCCACGGACTACGCCGACCGCACCGAGAGCGACCACGCCGCCCTCGTCGCAGCGATCGGCGCCGGCCGGCTGCAGGCCGTGCACGGCGTCTGA